DNA from Catenulispora sp. MAP5-51:
GGCGATCACCAAGGCCGGCGGCAAGGCGCTGGCCGTGGGCTGCGACGTCTCCGACGAGGAGCAGGTGGCCGCCGCGGTGACGCGGATCGCCGCCGAGCTCGGCGCGCCCACGATCCTGGTCAACAACGCCGGGATCCTGCGCGACAACCTGCTGTTCAAGATGACCGTCGGGGACTGGGACGCGGTGATGAACGTCCACCTGCGCGGCGCGTTCCTGATGTCGCGGGCCGCGCAGAAGCACATGGTGGACGCCGGCTTCGGCCGTGTCGTGAACCTGTCCAGCACCTCGGCGCTGGGCAACCGGGGCCAGGCGAACTACGCCGCGGCCAAGGCCGGGATGCAGGGCTTCACCAAGACGCTGGCGATCGAGCTGGGCAAGTTCGGCGTCACCGCCAACGCGATCGCGCCGGGCTTCATCGAGACCGACATGACCAAGGCCACCGCCGAGCGGATGGGCGTGGACTTCGACGTGTTCCGCCAGGTGGCGATCAGCCAGATCCCGGTCGGCCGC
Protein-coding regions in this window:
- the fabG gene encoding 3-oxoacyl-ACP reductase FabG; translation: MTDTSGTPRTAIVTGAARGIGAAVAARLAADGHAVAVVDLDETACADTVAAITKAGGKALAVGCDVSDEEQVAAAVTRIAAELGAPTILVNNAGILRDNLLFKMTVGDWDAVMNVHLRGAFLMSRAAQKHMVDAGFGRVVNLSSTSALGNRGQANYAAAKAGMQGFTKTLAIELGKFGVTANAIAPGFIETDMTKATAERMGVDFDVFRQVAISQIPVGRSGKPEDIAAVASFLVREDAGFVSGQVIYAAGGPKD